CAGGGTGGGATGCTTGATCTCGGCAAACTCAAGATTTCCCAGCTGTGGTTTGATCCTAATTTTTGCGCATCCGGGCTGCAAGGGCTCCAGCCCCATCAATCCCCGGGGAATGATATTGGCCGGCGCTGCGCCCCAGGCATGATTCCAGTCCTGATTCTCTTTGTATTTGTTATCCCAGGCTTCGGTGGTGATCGTACTGTTGACGTCATAGATCATATGCGCCCAGCTACGGTCGTGGGTGGCGGTCAGCAATGAGAGCGCATACTCTGATTCTCCGACCTGATACAGCGCATCCAGCAGATACTGACTGCCGTAGACGCTGCAGGCCATGCCCCTGGATTTGATAAAAGCGACCACCCGCTCCGACTGCGCCGCCGGCACCAGGCCGAAGGCCAGGGGGAAAAAATTTGCATGCAAGGCGGAATGGCTGCTGCCTTCGCCGTCGCGGTAAACGCCCTTTTCCGCGTCATAAAAAACAGTCTGAAAAGAGCGATAAACCCGGTCAGCGCGCTGCCGCCAAATCGGCGCCTCCTCCGGCCGTGCCGCCGCCAGGCTGATGGCCTCCATCAATCGCAACGTGTGATAATGAAAGGCGTTGGCCACAGCGTTCACCGGCCGCATGTCATATCCGGCCCGCTCGCCATAGCGATCCGCATGGGTAAAACTGGCCGGCGGCCAATCGACCAGAATGCGCGGCGCTGAGGCGAGATTCAGCGAGCGTAAAAATTGCGGCGTCATTCTGGCGCTGTCCTCAACAATGAGCCCATCTTCCCGGCTCAATCCCAGCAGTGTTTTGGCGGCCAGCTCCTCATAATGGTTGATCAGCAGTTCAGGATTGCCGGTGTAGAGATAGTCCTTCCAGGCCATCAGCACCATGTGCATCTGCCATTCCGCCGGCCAGGTGGGATGGCGAAACAGATACTCGATCGTATGCCGAGCCAGGCTGTATTCCGCATCCACGCAGTAATGGCTCAGTTGATTGATATAGGCGTCGCCTTCATAGGGGATCCGCTCACGGTCCCCGTCCACATAGACACCGAGAAAGCTGGTGGCCTTGATCGTGTATTTGCACAGATCCCAAACATCGTTCAAAATTTGGTTGGAACAGCGAAAGGAGGAGGCGTTTTCGTCAAAGGGATAATGAACCGCCAGCTGCCGGATGTGATCAGGGGACAGAACGCCGCTGACATTTTCCAACTCGCAGTAACGGAACGGCATTACCTCCCCCATCTCTGGCGGCATAAGCACCGCATCGCCGCTGGTGTTGCGGCGATCAGGCGGAATTTTCAAGACCAGCGGCGATGCCTCCAGCGACATCGGCTGGGTCCAGGTGCGGCATCTTCTCGAGCCGCCCGGATTGACATCGATCGTCCCCTCTTTGGTCAATCCTTCGCCCAGCCGCACCCGCCATGGCGACTGCCGACGCTCCAACGCCTCTACGCGAATCGTAGCGAACGCGGCACGGCCGAAATCGATAAAATAGCTGGCCGGCCGCATCTCGCGCATGGACACCGGCGCCACCAAAGTGTACTGCAGCGGCAGCCGGTTGTACCAGACCCGATTGTCCGTAGCATACGGATCCGCTGCTCCGGTGAAACGAATTTTTTGCTCAGCAGAATAAGGGGAGGGTTTGTGATCGCCGCACCAGATGCGGACGCGCCAAAAGTAATCGCGATCCGGCGCCATGGGCTTGCCGGCAAAGGGCACATCCACCGACTGATCCGACATCACTTTTCCGGAATCCCACACGTCACCGTGTTTTTTTTCTGCGAGGACCTGGGAGGAGGAGACGATGATCTGATAGGCTGTTTGACGAGTTCCATTCCGGTTCGATGGGATCAGCCAGGAAAACTCGGGAGATAAATCCGTCAAAAGCGTCTGTTCAGGATGCAGCAGCAGTTCACAACGCAATGCTTCGGGCGGATTTGCCCCACAGGCCAGCGATACGAGGATGAGGATAAAGAATCCTATCACGGGTTTAGCCATACATGTCCTGAAGAAGAACCCAGTTTGCATCCGATAGGCGACTTTTAAGCAAATTAATATTTTTTGGACTGATACGCAAGCTATTTTCAGCGTAAACAGCGCTTGCATTTTTGCCTAAAATGTGCAAAATTGGCTCCAGCCGAATCATCCTCACAGGGAATGGACATGAGACCGTTTGATCTGTGCATTTTATCCGCTGCCAATGAGACCCAGGCGCAAGGGTATCGCACCCGCCTGAACTGGCGCAAACAACAGGCACTATATCCGCATACCGAATTCATGGTCCTGGCGGATCCCGACGGCAGGCGCATCGGTTCAGGCGGAAGCACGCTGTTCATCCTGCGCCGCCTGTATGAGCTGGCGGGAGAAAATTTTTCCGCCGCTTTTTCCCGCAAACGTATCCTCATCATCCACTCCGGAGGCGACAGCAGACGCCTGCCGGCCTATGCCGCGTGCGGTAAAATATTCACCCCCCTGCCCACCCGTCAGCCGGCCTGCCTGTTCGACATCGCGATGAACACCTATGCGGCCTTGCCGTTCAATCCCGAGGGACAAGTTCTCATCGCTTCCGGCGACGTGCTCCTGAGTTTTTCAGCAGAACAGCTCCAATTTGCCGACCGGGGCATCACCGGCATCGCCTATCCGGACGACGCTCAAGTGGCGGGCCGTCACGGCGTGTTTGTTCCCAGCCGGCAGGCCTATCAGACTCCTGTGCCGGTGAAAGATTTCCTGCAAAAACCATCGAGCGAAGAACTGGTCCATGCGCGCGCGTTGGATTATCATCAACGGGCTTGGGTGGACACGGGCATCGTGCATCTTGCACCGGACGCGGTGGAAGCCTTGATCCAATGCCATGGTTTGTTGGCATACACGCTCAAGGAAAAAAACGAGCTCAACCTGTATCAAGAGATCCCCTTTGCCCTGCTCGGCAAGAAATCCCTGCGCGACAGCGGCCGGCTGCAGACGCTGGCCTTTCATGTCTCCCTGCTTGCCTACTGCGGCTTTTTTCATATCGGCCGCAGCCGCGAGTTCCTCTATAACCTGTACACTCTGACTCAGGCCGGCGCGCTGCATGGCTTTGAGAACGGCGTCCGTTCCAATGCAGCGGACTTTCCGCAGTTTAAAGAAGCGTACATCTACCACTCTCTCATCGACACACATCGCGCACGGATTACAAGTCCGGTGCTCATCGAGAATTGCCATCTACGCCATTCGATAGAGCTGGGCGGCGATAACATCGTCACCAATCTCAGTTCAACAACCGGCCCTGTCAAGCTGGAAGCGAATCTCGGCCTCACCCTTCTGCCCCTGAAGCGCCAACGCTGGACCGCTCTGCTCTATGGATTGGCGGACCACTTCAAAACCGGCGTAAAGCCGGAGAACAATTTGTTTATGAATCAGCCGATCACGGAATGGCTGCAACAGCGTTCGCTGACTGAACGGGCGCTGTGGCCCAAAGGGCCTTGCGGCGACCTATGGAACGCACAGTTGTTTCCCCTCTGTTCGAATCCAGCCGCCGCTTCTCAGCTGATGCTGTCGCTCCAGTCCACAAATCGTTTTCCGAAAAAATGGCTCGCTGCCGAACGCAGATCCCTGCGTTGGATTCTGCAGCAGGTGGATCATCGCTCCCTGCTGCAGCAGGAAGAAACGATCGAAAAAGCCGCAACCCTGCAAAATCTGCGACATGTTCTGACGCCGGACTCTGCCTGGACCGCGGCGGCACTGCTCGGGCTGTGCACGAATGAGCGGGCGCCAGCGCTCCTTGCTTGGGAATTAGAAAAATTGACCAAACAGAACCAGGATCTGTTGTTTCTCAGCCGATTGTACTATTTACGATCACAACTGGTGCGTTCAGCGCCCGGCGCTGGCCCGGCGCCGGACGCCGAAGCGGACCGCTGGTTGGATTTGGCTTTCTCCACTATCCGTCAGGCGGTCGGCAAGAGCGTCCATGATGTGCCGGCGCAAAACCACTGCGGAATCGCCATTCGTTCCGATGAAGTGGTCTGGGCTTGTGCGCCGGCCCGGTTGGACTTTGCCGGCGGCTGGTCCGACACGCCGCCCTATTGCATGGAGCAAGGCGGCGCAGTTCTCAATGCTGCGGTTCTATTGAACGGTCAGTATCCGATCCAAGTCATCGCCAAAGTTCTCCGCCAGCCGATCATCCGCATCAACTCCATCGATCTGGGCGCCAGCGCGGTGGTGAAGGATTTGGCGCAATTGCGCGACTTTACCGATCCCTCAGACTGGTTGTCCTTGCCTAAAGCGGCCCTGATCGCAGCCGGCATTTTCTCCGGCAAAGAGCGCAGCTCTTTGAGTTCTCTGTTGAAAAAATTCGGCGGCGGCATTGATCTGACGCTTTTCAGCGCTCTGCCGGCAGGCTCCGGCCTGGGCGCCTCCAGCATCCTCGGCGCTGCCACCATCGCTGCACTCTCGCGCACCTTTGGCTTGAAATGGAGTCAGGCCGATCTATTTCAACGCACCAGTTACCTAGAACAGCTCATGACTACCGGAGGCGGCTGGCAAGACCAGATCGGCGGCGTGGTCGGCGGCGTCAAGCTGATCCAGACACCCGCTGGTTATGATCAAACGCCCACCCTGTCCTGGACGCAACTGGATGAGGAGAGCAAAGAACACACCCTGCTCTATTACACCGGTCTGCGCAGAATGGCCAAGAACATACTGCGCCAGGTCGTCAGCCGTTATCTCGACCGCGATCCGGAAGCGCTGATGGTTCTCGCCCGTTTGAAATCACTGGCGTTAGAGATGAAGAGCGCATTGGACCATCGTGAGGTGGAAACATTCGGCGAGCTGATAGGACAAGTGTGGGAATGCAACAAGCAGTTGGATCAGGGTTCATCGACAGAGATGATCGAGGCATTGATCAGACAGGTGAGTCTGCACGTCCATGGCGTCAAGCTTTTAGGGGCAGGCGGCGGAGGCTTTCTACTGATGGTGGCAAAGAGCCGGCACGATCGCGACCTCCTGCGGCAGAAACTGATGCAAAATCCTCCCAACAGCCGCGCCCGGTTTTTCGATTTTACGGTGGACAGCGGCGGCCTCAGAGTGAATGTGCTCTGATTCCCTCACCGCTACGACGGGATCAACTCGCCTTAACCACCACTACGGTCAGGTCGTCGGCCTGAGGTTCAACGCCGGCGAAACGTTGCAGCTCCTGCACCACCTGCTGACAAAGTTCCCGCGCATTCTTGTCGGCATGCTGCATGAGAAGGCTCATCAAATTCATCTCGCCGAACTCTTCTCCGTCGCTGTTGCGCGATTCCGTGACTCCATCGGTTACAAATAAAAACACATCGCCGGGTTGATAAACGATTCTGTATTCTTCCAATTCCTGCTCAAAGAGGTCCTTTTGATCCAGACCAAACCCGATACCCCTGGGCGTTAACAGTTCCACACGATGGGTTGCCATGCGAAAATGATAGAGCGGCAGATGGCCGGCCCGCGTCAAAATCAGGCGACGCTGCGCCGCCTGAACAGCCGCCGCAAGAGCGGTGACAAAATAACTTTTTTCCAAATCCCGATCTAAAAGCTCGTTCAGGTGAATGCAGAGGTCGCGCGGGGAGAGGTGAAAACTGTGCAGTGACCGCAAAATGCCCTGCACTTTGGACATGTACAGTGCAGCCGAGATCCCCTTGCCGCTCACGTCGCCGACCACGATGGTCAATTCGTCGTCGCTGCCGTTGAGATAATCGTAATAATCTCCACCGACCTCCAGGGCCGGCAGGGACCATCCGGCGATGTCCAGCCCTGGGATCCGCGGCGTGTCCTGGGGCAGTGATGCCAATTGAATCCGTCTGGCGATCTCCAGCTCGTGGCGCAACCGTTCGCGTTGCGCCAGCTGCTCATAGAGCAAAGCGTTTTCCACAGCCACCGACACCTGTTGACTGATGGAGCGTAGGAACTGATAGTCCTCCTGATAAAAGGGGCTTTCCGAGCGTTTCTCTCCAAGTAAAAACAATCCGCGTAAACGGTCGGAGGAATAGATGGGCACCAGATAGCGAAAGCCGAATTCATACAGCTTTTGCTTCGGTTGTTCCGGCAGATATTCGACGGCAAACCGGTCGGGGTTCGGCAACCAGTCGGCCAGGGCTGCCATCAACGCCGGCGCCTGATCGCTGAAATCATTCCACTTTTGTTCCGTCAATCCCTCCGCATGACCGCAGGCGATTTGATCCGTTTCGCGGAAAAACAGCACTCCCACCTGCTGCAAATGCATCAATTCAGTGACCCGTTGACCGAGCCCGATGGCCAAGTCCGAAAGGTCGGTACGTTTACTCAGCATTTCATTCACCAGCTGTGCGGCGCGCCGATAATCGTAATGATCCCGGTGAAAATGCTTGGTCAAAAAACGCACGCCCAGCCGGCCGATTTTCCACAAGCCAAAGACCAGAACCACCGCCAGCACCATCAGCAGGCCCTTCTCCAGAGCCGCCTGCTCTTGCACGGACTGCGGGCTGTCCAGCACTTCGATGGAGGAACCGGTCAGGGTGATATTCGGCAGCGAAAACGACATCGACGGCAGCCGCCAAAAGACCAACAGACCGATGATCAACAGGCTGAGAATCCAAAGCATCACAGCCAACGAATACTGGATGTTGCGCCGGATGCGCAGATTCATGTCAAGAAGACGGTATCGGCCGATGGTGTACAGATAGGCAGCCGGTATCAGCATGAACGGCAATCCGATATAACCTGTTGAAAGCGGACCGGCGTACCGGTTCACATACCAGACCAGGACGATGAGCAGGCCGATGCAGACAATCAGAGCCAAACGGATAATGCGTAACAGCCTCTTGTTCTCCGGATTGAACTGTTTGCGATAAAGGAACAACGGCAGAAGGGAGATCAGGATCATCAACAGAACAAAGCGATTTATCCAGATGGCGCCCTTTCCCAGGTAGATGGCGACGCTGCAGAACAGGGCGATGGCATAGGGCAAGATCTGCAACCAGCGTTTCTGCAACAACAGGGGGCTGGGGCGGGGAAAATAGTAATTGCTGTGCAAAATCACGGCGATGGAGAAATAGAGCAAAGCCGGCAACGGATAGGTGATGAGGTTGCTCCATGAATCGATGATGGGCTCACGCATCGTATTCATCAACATAAGCACACAGCCTAAAAGGGTAAAGCCCAACGCCAACAGGCGCGAGGCCTTGATCTGCGGGCGCATGATGCCGAGAAACAGCCCCAGACCCATATAGGTCAGCCCGGTGATCATAAAGATCAACAAGGAGAACGGAATGCCGAAACGGGCCAGCACCACGTTGAGCTGTACCTTTTCATTCCGGCGCACTATTTCATAGACAATGCTCTTTCCGGTTCTGCCTGTGCGCATGATGCGGTCCGCTTCAAACATATCGTTGAAGGAGCGTTGGTTGATGGCGACGATGAGGTCTCCGGCTTTCATCCCTGCCCGGTCAGAGGCGCCTCCCTTGGCCACATCGAACACGGCGACCGACGGCGGCAACAGACGAATCAGGGTGTCCGGCATCACCGCACTCGCCACCCGGTAGGTGTAGACTTGATTGTACCTGGGACGATAAATAGTGCAGGTGAGAAGCGAATCCCGCTTTTGCAGAAAATGCAGCGAGTCGATGAGCGCTGCCAAGCTGATCTTTTTCGACCGTGGCAGAAGGATATCGCCGACGAGAAGGCTGTCCGGCACACGTTCGGGCTTTAAGGAAAAGCGCGTGGCCTTGTTCACCTTCAGCAACGTGGCTGGAACGTCTTCAACGATGTAAAAAGGAGTGGGCGTGTTGGTAAACCAGTTTTCGTCCGTGGGTGATTCGATCAGGCGATAGAAATGAATCACACTCAACACGAAAAGTACCATGAACAGCACTGTGAAAAAAACGCGGAAGCGATGAGGTTTTTCGTCAAAATAAGGCATCGACGTCTCTCATTCATGCAGACCAGCTACAGCCCTCATCCTCTGATACGAGAAATGAGGACGAATGTTTCTAAATAAAACAGTTTAAACAAACAGTTCGATCATCCGCGCAGGATCGCGGCGACTCGTTCGCTCAGATCCTCGATCTGTTCGGGACGGTCAAAGCCAACCAGCAGGACGTCTACCTTGTTGATCCCCAGCACTAATTTCAGGGTGGCGTCGATCTTTTCCGGCGCGTTTCGATACAGCCCTTCCCCGATCAGCTTCATTGCGATGATGCCTTTTCCCGCCTTGTGCAGCTGCTCAATCAGGGCGATGACCGGTTCGGGTTCACGGGCATCCATCTTGTCGCCGAACGGATTGATGCGCACATGCACGGTGTCCACCCAGGGTTCATACACACAGGCCTGCAGCGCATAGAGCGAATGCACCGAAACTCCGTGAGTGCGGATTACGCCCTGGTCCTTCAACGACTCGAGGATGTCCATCTGCCGGCGGAACAGCTGCGGCCAGTTGGGCTCGAACATGCAATGCAATTGGATCAGGTCGATATAATCGGTGTTCAACTCCTTGCGGAAACGATCAATCACGATATCCGCATCCGGCCGCTCCGGCTCTGGGATGCCGCCGGGCCGCAGCCAGAGCTTGGTGGAGAGCACATAGGAATCACGGGGAAGGCCTTTCAACGCAGCGGCGACATGGGGATGAGTTCCATAGGTGTCGGCGCAATCGAAAAAACGCACGCCCTGGTCATAGGCATGGCGCACCAGTGACTTGGCCGCCTCCATGCCCATGCGGGTGAGATTGGATTGACGATGGGACGCTTTGACGCCGGTGCCCATGGCGATGCGCGAGACCGATAGCCCGGTCCTGCCCAGGGCAACCCGTTGAAAGGGATTCACATCCGCCATGGCCGGTTTAAACAGCAGAGCGGTGGTCCCTGCCACCGAGGTTTTGATGAATTGTCGACGATTCACCTTCATGAGAGAACTCCTATCAGGCAGACACAATCTGTTGCACATACATACGCGCCTGTTTCGCTTCTTTTGCCAATTGGGCGAGATCTCCTTTTTTCAAGCACTCGATGACCAGCGGCCCTCCGTTCAAGCCGGCCTGTCGCAGCCGTTGCAGCACGACGGGAAAATTCACCTGACCGGTGCCGGGCGTGACCTCGACATTCTTGGGCGGCAGATAATCTTTAACGCACATTCCGCACACCACGTCCCCTACATCCGCAACATCCTCGATGGGATCCAATTTGCCGTCGGAATAATAAAAAATATTGCCCGGATCATACCAGAGACGGAAATACGGATGATTCACCTTCTCGATGGTTTTCCGGCACTGTGCGCCTGTGGCATTAAGCCCGCCGTGTGGTTTTAGGACCAGACGTACTTTTTTTTCAGCCGCATAATCGCAGCATTCGGCAACCACCTTAAAATAATCATCGAACAGCTTCTCACGGCCGGTGCCGCCGAGCAGCAAAGATTGCGAGCCGCAGGCCACACACAGATCGATGAGCTGTTTCAAGCCCTTGATGCCGGCCTGGATCGATTCCTGCACCGGGAAATCGCCTCCATACGCAGAGAGGATGCCCAGGCCGCGCGCGCGAGCCTGTTCCCCGATCCGCACCGCTGTCTCCTCCGAGGTCTGCAGAGTGATGAGCAGCTGACCGTTGGGGGCAGAGGTCATCAGTCCCATATAGCGGAAGCCTGCTTCCGCGATCGCGTCCATGGCGGTGACCACGTCATACGCGGCCCAGGGCCGGGTAAAACAGCCGATCCGCCATTCCTCCTTCTGCTTTGGGTGCAGCGTACAGCCGGCAACTCCTAGAATGGGCGCAGCCAGAGCAACGGATAAAAACCCGCGTCTTGCGATACAATCGGACCGATCCATATTGTCATCCTTCTGTGTTTATTCCTTGGTAAAAGAGCGCTTGTGCGGATCGTAGGAAATCCGGCGTCCGCTGTAAAAAGATTCGACGGCCATCAGACAGGCGATGGAGTGCTGGAACCCGGCCTCGATGGGCGCGTGCGGTTGTTTGCGCGAACGCAGACATTGCAGCCAGTTGAGAAAGTGGTCGGGTTGATCGATGGGCGCCACTTCGTTCACGCCCTTGATCACGCCCTTGTTTTTACTGCCCCCTTCGGCGGTGTACACCGGCGCCCGCAGATTGTCCAGTTTAAGCACACCCTGATCGCCGTATATTTTGTAGCTGTTGCCGTATTCGTTGCCCAGATTGCTGGAATAGCTGACCATAAAATCCTGAGGATAAATCCACAGCGCTTGCACATGATCCGGGGTGGTGAACCGATTTTCATCCTTCCAAGTGAACGTGCCGCCGTGACACACGCAGCTGATCGGCACCGTGGCGCCGGTGATATAATGCACCGTATCGATGAAATGGCTGCCCCACTGCGGCACCGGCCCGTCGCAGGTTTCCCGGTAGCCGTACCAGGCGGAGTAGCGGACAGGATCAAATTTGACTTTAGGCTTGCCCAACCAAAACTCGTTCCAATCCACATCCTCTTTGGCGACCGGACGGATGTAATGATACCAATAGGGCTTGTTGGCGTTCCGGCACTGTTCGATGCGGCTCACTTTGCCGAGAATGCCCGACTCGTAAACCGCCTTGCAGCCGACCGCCGTCGGCAGACTGCGCAGCTGAGTGCCGATCTGCACCAGAATGCCGCTACGTTTGACTTCATCATAGGCTTGGAGCAGCTCTTTGAGATTTTTAGCCATGGGCTTTTCACAATAAGCGTCCTTACCCGCTTTGGCGGCATCCTTCAGCTGCCGGCTGTGCAGATGATCCGGGGAGGCGATCATCACCGCATCCACATCCTTCAGGGCCAATATCTCGCGATGGGAGACAAAAGCGGCGGGCTCCCGTCCCCAGCTCTCCTTCACTGCAGCGACCGCCCGCTCCCGCGCCTGACGCCAGGGATCGCTGACCGCAATCACCTCAATGTTCTCGCTCTGCGCAAACGGCTGAATGCCGGCCAGATGAGCAGTAACACCGCGATCGCCGCAGCCGATCTGGGCGATACGAATCCGGTCGTTGGCGCCCAAGACCCGCGAATAGCTCAACGCAGAGAAGGTCACGGCTGCGCCCGCCGCTGCGGTGGTTTTGATAAACTCCCGTCGATTCATGTCTGTGGTCATGTTGTGCTCCCTGTTATTGACATGGCAATTGATTATTTTCGTTGTTTGGTAGCTCTAAAAAATGGAGTGAAACACTCATTGTAAAAATAATTCGACGGCATCATCATTGTGGACGATATTCCAATATCTGGCCATCCTGCAACAGCCGCGCACGCAGCCAATCGTAGGACACCTCCTGCACCGCCTGTTTCCGCTCCAGCGCCCGAATAGCGGCGGTGGCCGCCGATTGGCCGAGGATCATGAACACCGGCTCCATGCGCACGGTTCCGTAAGCGATATGAGAGGCCGACAGGCATACCGGCACCAGCAGATTTTTGCATTGCCCTTTTTTCGGCACCAGAGAACGGTAGGAAATGGGATAAGGTCCTCCGGGATGAACTTGTACATCGCCCTCGTTGCGCACAAACCCCTCGGCGGTGATGTAGCGCTGAACATGGTGCGAATCCATGTTATAGGATCCCATGCC
This region of bacterium genomic DNA includes:
- a CDS encoding alpha-L-rhamnosidase, whose product is MAKPVIGFFILILVSLACGANPPEALRCELLLHPEQTLLTDLSPEFSWLIPSNRNGTRQTAYQIIVSSSQVLAEKKHGDVWDSGKVMSDQSVDVPFAGKPMAPDRDYFWRVRIWCGDHKPSPYSAEQKIRFTGAADPYATDNRVWYNRLPLQYTLVAPVSMREMRPASYFIDFGRAAFATIRVEALERRQSPWRVRLGEGLTKEGTIDVNPGGSRRCRTWTQPMSLEASPLVLKIPPDRRNTSGDAVLMPPEMGEVMPFRYCELENVSGVLSPDHIRQLAVHYPFDENASSFRCSNQILNDVWDLCKYTIKATSFLGVYVDGDRERIPYEGDAYINQLSHYCVDAEYSLARHTIEYLFRHPTWPAEWQMHMVLMAWKDYLYTGNPELLINHYEELAAKTLLGLSREDGLIVEDSARMTPQFLRSLNLASAPRILVDWPPASFTHADRYGERAGYDMRPVNAVANAFHYHTLRLMEAISLAAARPEEAPIWRQRADRVYRSFQTVFYDAEKGVYRDGEGSSHSALHANFFPLAFGLVPAAQSERVVAFIKSRGMACSVYGSQYLLDALYQVGESEYALSLLTATHDRSWAHMIYDVNSTITTEAWDNKYKENQDWNHAWGAAPANIIPRGLMGLEPLQPGCAKIRIKPQLGNLEFAEIKHPTLRGPVLLRVEKSAAGRRVRLTLPAGMTAELHFAAKESAAIREGDRPLAKNPHVAFSRLEDGCVVLEVASGSYFFQIN
- a CDS encoding SpoIIE family protein phosphatase, which encodes MPYFDEKPHRFRVFFTVLFMVLFVLSVIHFYRLIESPTDENWFTNTPTPFYIVEDVPATLLKVNKATRFSLKPERVPDSLLVGDILLPRSKKISLAALIDSLHFLQKRDSLLTCTIYRPRYNQVYTYRVASAVMPDTLIRLLPPSVAVFDVAKGGASDRAGMKAGDLIVAINQRSFNDMFEADRIMRTGRTGKSIVYEIVRRNEKVQLNVVLARFGIPFSLLIFMITGLTYMGLGLFLGIMRPQIKASRLLALGFTLLGCVLMLMNTMREPIIDSWSNLITYPLPALLYFSIAVILHSNYYFPRPSPLLLQKRWLQILPYAIALFCSVAIYLGKGAIWINRFVLLMILISLLPLFLYRKQFNPENKRLLRIIRLALIVCIGLLIVLVWYVNRYAGPLSTGYIGLPFMLIPAAYLYTIGRYRLLDMNLRIRRNIQYSLAVMLWILSLLIIGLLVFWRLPSMSFSLPNITLTGSSIEVLDSPQSVQEQAALEKGLLMVLAVVLVFGLWKIGRLGVRFLTKHFHRDHYDYRRAAQLVNEMLSKRTDLSDLAIGLGQRVTELMHLQQVGVLFFRETDQIACGHAEGLTEQKWNDFSDQAPALMAALADWLPNPDRFAVEYLPEQPKQKLYEFGFRYLVPIYSSDRLRGLFLLGEKRSESPFYQEDYQFLRSISQQVSVAVENALLYEQLAQRERLRHELEIARRIQLASLPQDTPRIPGLDIAGWSLPALEVGGDYYDYLNGSDDELTIVVGDVSGKGISAALYMSKVQGILRSLHSFHLSPRDLCIHLNELLDRDLEKSYFVTALAAAVQAAQRRLILTRAGHLPLYHFRMATHRVELLTPRGIGFGLDQKDLFEQELEEYRIVYQPGDVFLFVTDGVTESRNSDGEEFGEMNLMSLLMQHADKNARELCQQVVQELQRFAGVEPQADDLTVVVVKAS
- a CDS encoding aldo/keto reductase, which encodes MKVNRRQFIKTSVAGTTALLFKPAMADVNPFQRVALGRTGLSVSRIAMGTGVKASHRQSNLTRMGMEAAKSLVRHAYDQGVRFFDCADTYGTHPHVAAALKGLPRDSYVLSTKLWLRPGGIPEPERPDADIVIDRFRKELNTDYIDLIQLHCMFEPNWPQLFRRQMDILESLKDQGVIRTHGVSVHSLYALQACVYEPWVDTVHVRINPFGDKMDAREPEPVIALIEQLHKAGKGIIAMKLIGEGLYRNAPEKIDATLKLVLGINKVDVLLVGFDRPEQIEDLSERVAAILRG
- a CDS encoding sugar phosphate isomerase/epimerase codes for the protein MDRSDCIARRGFLSVALAAPILGVAGCTLHPKQKEEWRIGCFTRPWAAYDVVTAMDAIAEAGFRYMGLMTSAPNGQLLITLQTSEETAVRIGEQARARGLGILSAYGGDFPVQESIQAGIKGLKQLIDLCVACGSQSLLLGGTGREKLFDDYFKVVAECCDYAAEKKVRLVLKPHGGLNATGAQCRKTIEKVNHPYFRLWYDPGNIFYYSDGKLDPIEDVADVGDVVCGMCVKDYLPPKNVEVTPGTGQVNFPVVLQRLRQAGLNGGPLVIECLKKGDLAQLAKEAKQARMYVQQIVSA
- a CDS encoding Gfo/Idh/MocA family oxidoreductase gives rise to the protein MNRREFIKTTAAAGAAVTFSALSYSRVLGANDRIRIAQIGCGDRGVTAHLAGIQPFAQSENIEVIAVSDPWRQARERAVAAVKESWGREPAAFVSHREILALKDVDAVMIASPDHLHSRQLKDAAKAGKDAYCEKPMAKNLKELLQAYDEVKRSGILVQIGTQLRSLPTAVGCKAVYESGILGKVSRIEQCRNANKPYWYHYIRPVAKEDVDWNEFWLGKPKVKFDPVRYSAWYGYRETCDGPVPQWGSHFIDTVHYITGATVPISCVCHGGTFTWKDENRFTTPDHVQALWIYPQDFMVSYSSNLGNEYGNSYKIYGDQGVLKLDNLRAPVYTAEGGSKNKGVIKGVNEVAPIDQPDHFLNWLQCLRSRKQPHAPIEAGFQHSIACLMAVESFYSGRRISYDPHKRSFTKE